The proteins below are encoded in one region of Tamandua tetradactyla isolate mTamTet1 chromosome 9, mTamTet1.pri, whole genome shotgun sequence:
- the LOC143645555 gene encoding olfactory receptor 5AN1-like has product MTIEENSTEITYFILLGFSDFPRILAALFIIFLVTYITTVTWNLCLIILIRMDSHLHTPMYFFLSNLSFIDICYVTSTIPRMLLTFFQKQQTITFVGCIVQYFIFSTMGLSDACLLTAMAYDRYAAICKPLLYSSIMSPRLCGQMALGVYSAALCGSLSQLCALLQLHFCQPRLINHFFCDMTQLLNLSCTDTFFVQVIVAILTITYGIINVLIILISYIYIVKSIMKITSAKGRSKAFNTCASQMTAVSLFYISVIYVYLSSSTGGSSSFDRIASVLYTVVIPMLNPVIYSLRNRDIKDALKRLQKKRGHF; this is encoded by the coding sequence ATGACCATAGAAGAAAATAGTACAGAGATCACCTATTTCATCCTCCTGGGATTCTCAGATTTTCCCAGGATCTTAGCAGCACTCTTTATTATATTCCTGGTGACCTACATCACAACTGTGACCTGGAACTTGTGTCTCATCATCTTAATAAGGATGGATTCCCACCTACACacacccatgtatttcttcctcagtaATCTGTCCTTCATAGATATCTGCTATGTTACCTCCACAATCCCAAGAATGCTCCTCACCTTTTTCCAGAAGCAGCAAACAATTACATTTGTGGGCTGCATAGTCCAGTATTTCATCTTTTCAACCATGGGACTGAGTGATGCTTGTCTCCTGACTGCCATGGCTTATGACCGATATGCTGCCATTTGTAAGCCACTGCTTTATTCATCCATCATGTCACCCAGACTCTGTGGTCAGATGGCACTTGGAGTCTATTCGGCTGCACTCTGTGGTTCTTTGTCCCAATTGTGTGCTTTACTTCAGCTCCACTTCTGTCAGCCTAGGCTTATCAACCACTTCTTCTGTGACATGACTCAACTGTTAAACTTGTCCTGCACTGACACTTTTTTTGTACAAGTCATCGTTGCTATATTAACAATAACCTATGGGATAATAAATGTCCTAATTATACTGATATCTTACATCTACATTGTTAAGTCCATCATGAAGATCACTTCAGCTAAAGGCAGGTCTAAGGCTTTCAACACCTGTGCTTCTCAAATGACAGCTGTTTCCCTCTTCTACATATCAGTTATCTATGTCTATTTGAGTTCCAGCACTGGTGGTTCTTCCAGCTTTGATAGAATTGCATCAGTCTTATACACTGTGGTCATTCCGATGTTGAATCCAGTGATttacagtctgaggaacagagaCATTAAAGATGCTTTGAAGAGGTTGCAAAAGAAGAGAGGACACTTCTAA